In Phreatobacter stygius, a genomic segment contains:
- a CDS encoding ABC transporter ATP-binding protein encodes MSERSAETILQVENLTVHFPLGGGLLGGPRRLVHAVNGVDLALKRGECLGLVGESGCGKSTLALAILGLQPPTQGRIVVGGHELGTAGMDRKARARVAQMVFQDPYSSLNPRQTVRATLEGPLRLHGVTAKSEIDARVQGMLARVGLRPEAAERYPHEFSGGQRQRIGIARALILEPQIVILDEPVSALDVSIRAQIINLLLELKETLGLSYIMISHDLGVVEHMSDRVAVMYLGRIVETGAWEDIFTRPGHPYTRALIAAIPDPFKRSRGTKITGELPNPLNLPAGCGFHPRCPEARDLCRATATPALEEVAPDHRVRCRRYHEIRQDAPLAASA; translated from the coding sequence ATGTCTGAACGATCGGCCGAAACGATCCTGCAGGTCGAGAACCTCACGGTTCATTTCCCGCTCGGCGGGGGGCTGCTCGGCGGACCGCGGCGCCTCGTCCACGCCGTCAACGGCGTCGATCTCGCGCTGAAGCGGGGCGAATGCCTGGGCCTGGTCGGCGAGTCCGGCTGCGGAAAGTCGACGCTGGCGCTCGCGATCCTCGGGCTGCAGCCGCCGACGCAAGGCCGCATCGTGGTCGGCGGACACGAACTCGGAACCGCCGGCATGGACCGCAAGGCACGCGCCCGGGTCGCCCAGATGGTGTTCCAGGATCCCTATTCGTCGCTGAACCCGCGCCAGACCGTGCGCGCGACGCTGGAAGGCCCGCTGCGCCTCCACGGCGTGACGGCGAAGAGCGAGATCGACGCGCGCGTCCAGGGCATGCTGGCCCGTGTCGGCCTGCGCCCGGAGGCGGCCGAACGTTATCCGCACGAATTTTCCGGCGGCCAGCGCCAGCGCATCGGCATCGCACGCGCGCTGATCCTCGAGCCGCAGATCGTCATTCTCGACGAACCGGTTTCCGCGCTCGACGTCTCGATCCGGGCGCAGATCATCAATCTCCTGCTCGAACTGAAAGAGACGCTCGGGCTCTCCTACATCATGATCAGCCATGACCTCGGCGTCGTCGAGCACATGAGCGACCGTGTCGCGGTGATGTATCTCGGCCGGATCGTCGAGACCGGCGCCTGGGAAGACATTTTCACGCGGCCGGGGCATCCCTATACGCGTGCACTGATCGCCGCGATTCCCGACCCGTTCAAGCGCAGCCGGGGCACCAAGATCACCGGCGAGCTGCCCAACCCGCTCAACCTGCCGGCCGGCTGCGGTTTTCATCCGCGCTGCCCCGAGGCGCGCGACCTGTGCCGGGCGACGGCGACGCCGGCGCTCGAGGAGGTCGCGCCTGATCATCGGGTGCGCTGCCGGCGTTATCACGAGATAAGGCAGGACGCGCCGCTGGCCGCGAGCGCCTGA
- a CDS encoding ABC transporter permease: MIQFIVRRLLQAVPIILAVAALIFLLFSVIPGTFAASLGDDGRNVVDAEVMARMNKELGLDDPVYVRFGKYVAKLAQLDLGTSFRTRQSVTSMLAARLWPTAQLTFAAMLFAMVFGVTLGFIAAMRPGSWIDTVSMIGAVSGLSLPKFWLGLLLMYLFALQLGWFPSFGYGNGGLSHLILPAVTLGVAPLALLARTTRAAVLDIMNADFVRTARSKGMSERRVVQWHLARNALVIVLTTIGLQFGSVIGQAVVVEKLFAWPGLGSLLVDSVTLRDIPVVQGTILFIVLLFLLINTIVDVLCAMIDPRIKYS; this comes from the coding sequence ATGATCCAGTTCATTGTGCGGCGTCTCCTGCAGGCGGTGCCGATCATCCTGGCCGTCGCGGCCCTGATCTTCCTCTTGTTCAGCGTGATCCCCGGCACGTTCGCCGCGAGCCTCGGCGACGACGGCCGCAACGTCGTCGATGCCGAGGTCATGGCGCGCATGAACAAGGAACTGGGGCTCGACGATCCGGTCTATGTCCGCTTCGGCAAATATGTCGCCAAACTCGCCCAGCTCGATCTCGGCACGTCGTTCCGCACGCGGCAATCCGTGACATCCATGCTGGCCGCGCGGCTCTGGCCGACCGCGCAGCTGACCTTCGCCGCGATGCTCTTCGCCATGGTCTTCGGCGTCACGCTCGGCTTCATCGCCGCCATGCGGCCGGGCAGCTGGATCGACACCGTCTCGATGATCGGCGCCGTTTCCGGGCTGTCGCTGCCGAAATTCTGGCTCGGCCTGCTGCTGATGTACCTGTTCGCGCTGCAACTGGGCTGGTTCCCGAGTTTCGGCTACGGCAATGGCGGTCTCAGCCACCTGATCCTGCCGGCGGTGACGCTCGGCGTCGCGCCGCTCGCGCTGCTCGCCCGCACCACCCGGGCGGCGGTGCTCGATATCATGAACGCCGATTTCGTCCGCACCGCCCGCTCCAAGGGCATGAGCGAGCGCCGCGTGGTGCAATGGCACCTGGCGCGCAATGCCTTGGTCATCGTGCTGACCACGATCGGGCTGCAGTTCGGATCGGTGATCGGCCAGGCCGTGGTGGTCGAAAAGCTGTTCGCCTGGCCGGGCCTCGGGTCGCTGCTGGTCGACAGCGTGACCCTGCGCGACATCCCGGTCGTGCAAGGCACGATCCTGTTCATCGTCCTGCTGTTTCTCCTGATCAACACGATCGTCGACGTGCTGTGCGCGATGATCGATCCGCGTATCAAATATAGCTGA
- a CDS encoding Bug family tripartite tricarboxylate transporter substrate binding protein, protein MIAAAGLAGAPAMAQGAYPERPIRVIVPFAAGSASDIVGRIVLEKMADDLGHRFVVENQAGASGNLGTAAVARAEPDGYTILVSASGPLAVNQSLFPRIGYDPLADFEPISLIATLPNVIVVNADQPLRSVSDLIAAAKTEPGKLHYGSIGNGSSQHLAAAYFEQVTGTRMAHIPYRVTGQLVSDLVGGQLQVSFQLIPNVLGQIQGGQLRPLAITANKRSEVLPEVPTVAEVGMIGYEAYGWFAMLAPKNTPAPIVARLHAAYMKAMSDPATRRRIVEVGAEPATSTPAELRAFMQAEARKWGDIIRANNIKPN, encoded by the coding sequence ATGATCGCCGCCGCCGGCCTCGCCGGAGCGCCGGCCATGGCGCAAGGCGCCTATCCCGAACGACCCATCCGGGTCATCGTGCCCTTCGCCGCCGGCAGCGCTTCGGACATTGTCGGACGCATCGTGCTCGAGAAGATGGCGGATGATCTCGGCCACCGCTTCGTGGTGGAGAACCAGGCCGGTGCCAGCGGCAATCTCGGTACGGCGGCCGTGGCCCGTGCAGAACCGGATGGCTACACGATCCTGGTCTCGGCCTCCGGGCCGCTGGCAGTCAATCAGTCGCTCTTTCCCAGGATCGGCTATGATCCGCTGGCCGACTTCGAGCCGATCTCGCTGATCGCCACCCTGCCGAACGTCATCGTGGTCAATGCCGACCAGCCGCTGCGATCGGTGTCCGACCTCATCGCCGCGGCCAAGACGGAACCGGGCAAGCTGCACTACGGCAGCATCGGCAACGGCAGTTCGCAGCATCTCGCGGCCGCCTATTTCGAGCAGGTCACCGGAACGCGCATGGCGCACATTCCCTACCGGGTGACGGGACAGCTCGTGAGCGACCTCGTCGGCGGACAGTTGCAGGTCTCCTTCCAGCTCATCCCCAATGTGCTCGGGCAGATCCAGGGTGGTCAGCTGCGCCCCCTCGCGATTACCGCAAACAAGCGTTCCGAGGTGCTGCCTGAGGTGCCGACGGTCGCGGAGGTCGGCATGATCGGCTACGAGGCCTATGGCTGGTTCGCCATGCTCGCGCCGAAGAACACGCCAGCTCCGATCGTCGCGCGCCTGCACGCCGCCTACATGAAGGCCATGTCCGATCCCGCGACGCGCCGCCGGATCGTCGAGGTCGGCGCCGAGCCGGCCACGTCGACGCCAGCGGAGTTGCGCGCATTCATGCAGGCCGAGGCCAGGAAATGGGGCGACATCATTCGCGCCAACAATATCAAGCCCAACTAG
- a CDS encoding ABC transporter permease: MKLNVSLIIGGVALTTVVVAGLFAPWLAHTDPVLDADLMNAELPPGKEFWFGTDAQGRDIYSRVLYGAQISLTVGIVSQLINTVIGVALGVSAGYWGGWWDDFVSGLTNMMLSIPSLIFALAIMAILNPGLTSLLIALGLTNWSFTCRLARASTLSLKSQGYVQAAKTLGYGDIRIMLTQLLPNMLGPIIVIATLGIGGAVLAEATLSFLGLGIRPPFPSWGSMLSDARDQITTAPWISVFPGLAIFVTVLGLNLLGDGLRDILDPQSRSRRS, from the coding sequence ATGAAGCTGAATGTCAGTCTCATCATCGGTGGCGTCGCCTTGACCACGGTGGTGGTCGCCGGGCTGTTCGCGCCCTGGCTCGCCCATACCGACCCGGTGCTGGACGCCGATCTGATGAATGCCGAACTGCCGCCGGGCAAGGAGTTCTGGTTCGGCACCGATGCGCAGGGCCGCGACATCTACAGCCGCGTCCTCTACGGCGCCCAGATCTCGCTGACGGTGGGCATCGTCTCGCAGCTGATCAATACGGTGATCGGCGTGGCTCTCGGCGTCTCCGCGGGCTATTGGGGCGGCTGGTGGGACGATTTCGTCAGCGGCCTGACCAATATGATGTTGTCGATCCCCTCGCTGATCTTCGCCCTGGCGATCATGGCGATCCTCAACCCGGGGTTGACCAGCCTCCTGATCGCTCTCGGCCTGACCAACTGGTCGTTCACCTGCCGGCTGGCACGGGCCTCGACCCTGTCGCTGAAGAGCCAGGGTTATGTCCAGGCGGCCAAGACGCTCGGTTATGGCGACATTCGCATCATGCTGACCCAGCTCCTGCCCAACATGCTCGGCCCGATCATCGTGATCGCCACGCTCGGCATCGGCGGGGCGGTGCTGGCGGAGGCGACGCTGTCGTTCCTCGGCCTCGGCATCCGGCCGCCATTCCCGAGCTGGGGCAGCATGCTGTCGGACGCGCGCGACCAGATCACCACGGCGCCCTGGATCTCGGTTTTCCCCGGGCTGGCGATCTTCGTCACCGTGCTGGGCTTGAACCTGCTCGGCGACGGCCTGCGCGACATTCTCGACCCGCAATCGCGGAGCCGGCGGTCATGA
- a CDS encoding ABC transporter ATP-binding protein: protein MTGDALLEVENLRIDLTIGDRKYPAVQDVSFSIARGETFGLVGESGCGKSITSLALMGLLKAPLGIGGGSIRFNGREIRDLPSAEARKLRGDRIAMIFQEPMTALNPLLPVGRQIAEMFVLHRGASWKEAERQAVDALASVRVSAPERRVKDYPHQLSGGMRQRVMIAIALACGPDLLLADEPTTALDVTVQAEILDLIRDLSAAKGTAVLMISHDLGLIANMCSRVGVMYAGRLVEQRSADEIFQAPSHPYTGGLVASLPLLGARSAHGQQRLAEITGVVPPVTAFPDGCRFNPRCHASTELCVRQDPEVTPLANGGLVRCHHHV, encoded by the coding sequence ATGACCGGCGACGCCTTGCTTGAGGTCGAGAACCTCCGGATCGACCTGACCATCGGGGACCGGAAATACCCGGCCGTGCAGGATGTCTCGTTCAGCATCGCCCGGGGCGAGACCTTCGGCCTGGTCGGCGAGTCCGGTTGCGGCAAGAGCATTACCAGCCTGGCCCTGATGGGATTGCTGAAAGCCCCGCTCGGCATCGGCGGCGGCAGCATCCGCTTCAACGGCCGCGAGATCCGCGACCTGCCATCGGCCGAGGCGCGCAAACTGCGCGGCGACCGGATCGCGATGATCTTCCAGGAGCCGATGACGGCGCTGAACCCGCTCCTGCCGGTCGGCCGGCAGATTGCCGAGATGTTCGTGCTGCATCGCGGGGCGAGCTGGAAGGAGGCCGAACGCCAGGCCGTCGATGCGCTCGCGAGTGTCCGGGTTTCGGCGCCCGAGCGGCGGGTCAAGGACTATCCGCACCAGCTCTCCGGCGGCATGCGCCAGCGCGTGATGATCGCCATCGCCTTGGCCTGCGGGCCGGATCTCCTGCTCGCCGACGAGCCGACGACGGCGCTCGACGTCACCGTGCAGGCCGAGATCCTCGACCTGATCCGCGACCTGTCGGCCGCCAAGGGCACCGCCGTGCTGATGATCAGCCACGATCTCGGGCTGATCGCCAACATGTGCAGCCGGGTCGGCGTCATGTATGCCGGGCGCCTGGTCGAACAGCGCTCGGCCGACGAGATCTTCCAGGCCCCGAGCCATCCCTATACCGGCGGCCTCGTCGCCTCGCTGCCGCTGCTCGGCGCGCGTTCCGCCCATGGCCAGCAACGGCTCGCCGAGATCACCGGCGTGGTTCCGCCGGTGACGGCTTTCCCGGATGGCTGCCGCTTCAATCCGCGCTGCCATGCCAGCACCGAATTGTGCGTGCGCCAGGATCCTGAGGTGACCCCCCTGGCCAATGGCGGTCTCGTGAGGTGCCATCATCATGTCTGA
- a CDS encoding ArsR/SmtB family transcription factor: MSKAHDVLFKTLADPTRRALFERLCREGEKTVGDLTARAGVSQPVVSKHLGALKLAGLVRDRHEGRHTHYSAQLGALAPLIDWTSQMAGFWQNRFDDLEDLLKRMDQ, encoded by the coding sequence ATGTCAAAGGCTCACGATGTGCTCTTCAAAACGCTCGCCGATCCAACCCGGCGGGCCTTGTTCGAACGGCTGTGCCGCGAAGGCGAGAAGACGGTCGGGGATCTGACGGCCCGGGCCGGGGTCTCGCAACCGGTCGTCTCGAAACATCTCGGCGCGCTGAAACTGGCCGGCCTGGTGCGCGACCGCCACGAAGGTCGCCACACACATTATAGCGCGCAGCTCGGCGCGCTCGCCCCACTGATCGACTGGACAAGCCAAATGGCCGGCTTCTGGCAAAACCGGTTCGACGACCTGGAAGATCTGCTCAAGAGGATGGACCAATGA
- a CDS encoding SRPBCC family protein gives MNQHATETQSVVVEREIPFPPEKIWRALTQPHLIEEWLMKNDFMPVVDHRFNLRADWGAVDCQVMAVEPHKTLSYTWAAYGLESVVTWTLTPTSAGTHLRMEQSGFRPDQRQAYQGAKAGWRQFLANLEQTLARMD, from the coding sequence ATGAACCAGCACGCGACCGAGACCCAGTCCGTTGTCGTCGAACGAGAGATCCCGTTTCCGCCGGAGAAGATCTGGCGCGCGCTGACCCAGCCACACCTGATCGAGGAGTGGCTGATGAAGAACGATTTCATGCCGGTCGTCGACCACCGGTTCAATCTTCGCGCGGACTGGGGCGCGGTCGACTGCCAGGTCATGGCGGTCGAGCCGCACAAGACGCTGTCCTACACCTGGGCGGCCTATGGCCTGGAGAGCGTCGTCACCTGGACCCTCACCCCGACCAGCGCGGGGACCCATCTGCGCATGGAGCAATCGGGCTTCCGGCCGGACCAGCGGCAGGCCTATCAGGGCGCCAAGGCCGGGTGGCGGCAGTTCCTGGCAAACCTCGAGCAGACCCTGGCGCGGATGGATTGA
- a CDS encoding alpha/beta fold hydrolase: protein MTSILSTSASVAKNVVLVHGGFVDGSGWQGVYDILKKDGYNVTIVQNPTTSLADDVAVTRRAIAQQDGPVVLVGHSYGGVVVSEAGTAEKVKAAVYIAAFAPDQGESVSTLIANPPAGAPVPPIMPPVDGFLFLDKAKFAASFAADVDPKTAAFMADSQVPWGVEALTGAVTVPAWKTKPSYYLVAADDRMIPPAAQRMMAERAGATVVETAGSHAVYVSKPEAVARLIAQAAEAK, encoded by the coding sequence ATGACCAGCATCCTCAGCACCTCCGCCTCCGTCGCCAAGAATGTCGTGCTTGTTCATGGCGGCTTCGTCGACGGTTCGGGCTGGCAGGGCGTCTACGACATTCTGAAGAAGGACGGTTACAACGTCACCATCGTGCAGAATCCGACCACCTCGCTTGCCGACGATGTTGCGGTCACCAGGCGTGCCATCGCGCAGCAGGATGGACCGGTCGTTCTTGTCGGCCACTCCTATGGCGGCGTGGTCGTCTCCGAAGCCGGAACCGCCGAAAAGGTGAAGGCTGCCGTCTATATCGCGGCTTTCGCGCCGGACCAGGGCGAGTCGGTCTCCACCCTGATCGCCAACCCGCCGGCTGGCGCGCCCGTGCCGCCGATCATGCCCCCTGTCGACGGCTTCCTCTTTCTCGACAAGGCGAAGTTCGCTGCCTCCTTCGCGGCCGATGTCGACCCCAAGACCGCGGCCTTCATGGCCGACTCCCAGGTGCCGTGGGGTGTCGAAGCGCTGACCGGCGCCGTGACCGTCCCGGCCTGGAAGACGAAGCCGAGCTACTATCTGGTTGCCGCGGACGACCGCATGATCCCCCCGGCGGCCCAGCGCATGATGGCAGAGCGTGCCGGTGCGACGGTTGTCGAGACCGCCGGTAGCCATGCGGTCTATGTCTCGAAGCCCGAGGCGGTCGCCAGGCTCATCGCGCAGGCCGCCGAAGCGAAGTAA
- a CDS encoding DUF1801 domain-containing protein, with protein sequence MVERTPKTPAKAAKTVAKKAAATAAKPRKTAPEPQSDKAAKPALLAGGNPQIAKGYGDAPVQAYIAAMPGWKSEVGRRLDALISRTVPGVHKAVKWNSPLYGVEGQGWFLGVHCFAKYVKLAFFRGASLRPVPPGASKSQDTRYLDIHEHDQLDEAQLAAWVQQASQLPGERM encoded by the coding sequence ATTGTCGAGAGGACGCCCAAGACGCCGGCGAAGGCCGCCAAGACGGTCGCAAAGAAGGCCGCCGCGACGGCGGCCAAGCCGCGCAAGACGGCACCGGAGCCGCAATCCGACAAGGCCGCCAAGCCGGCCCTGCTCGCGGGCGGCAATCCGCAGATCGCCAAGGGTTATGGCGACGCCCCCGTGCAGGCCTATATCGCGGCCATGCCGGGCTGGAAAAGCGAGGTTGGGCGCCGCCTCGACGCGCTCATCTCGCGCACCGTCCCCGGCGTGCACAAGGCGGTCAAATGGAACTCGCCGCTCTATGGCGTCGAGGGCCAGGGCTGGTTCCTCGGCGTCCATTGCTTCGCGAAATACGTCAAGCTGGCCTTCTTCCGCGGCGCGTCGCTGCGCCCTGTCCCGCCCGGCGCATCCAAGAGCCAGGACACCCGCTACCTCGACATCCATGAGCACGACCAGCTCGATGAAGCGCAGCTCGCCGCCTGGGTGCAGCAAGCCAGCCAGTTGCCCGGCGAGCGAATGTGA
- a CDS encoding DUF1801 domain-containing protein, translating to MKSDAKDGQEADVSASELIDARIGELKDWRGETLARVRNLIKQACPEVIEEWKWRGVPVWSQAGMICTGETYKTAVKLTFAKGAALEDPSGLFNASLESNTRRAIDFHEGDTIDEAALKALIRAAAALNTSARAGRARPRT from the coding sequence ATGAAGAGCGACGCCAAGGACGGACAGGAAGCAGACGTCTCTGCCTCGGAGCTGATCGATGCGCGCATCGGCGAGCTGAAAGATTGGCGGGGCGAGACGCTCGCCCGGGTCCGCAATCTCATCAAGCAGGCCTGCCCCGAAGTGATCGAGGAGTGGAAGTGGCGGGGCGTTCCGGTCTGGTCGCAGGCCGGAATGATCTGCACCGGTGAGACCTACAAGACTGCGGTGAAGCTGACCTTCGCCAAGGGCGCCGCGCTGGAGGATCCTTCAGGCCTGTTCAACGCCAGCCTCGAAAGCAATACCAGGCGTGCCATCGATTTCCATGAAGGCGACACGATCGATGAAGCGGCGTTGAAAGCGCTCATTCGCGCCGCCGCGGCCCTGAACACGTCAGCGCGGGCCGGCCGGGCCCGCCCTCGGACGTGA
- a CDS encoding MarR family winged helix-turn-helix transcriptional regulator — MPDAPTLPLDSQLCFSIYSASIAINRAYKPMLDALGVTYTQYLVLSTLWEKDGLTISVIADRLGLEPSTITPAVKRLEAAGFLGRQRSVVDERQVQVHLTAKGRDLHVKTGCLTDALLKHSGFTVPDMIDLNQKVQKLRDGMRDATT, encoded by the coding sequence ATGCCCGACGCCCCCACGCTGCCGCTGGACAGCCAACTCTGCTTCTCGATCTATTCGGCTTCGATCGCCATCAACCGGGCCTACAAGCCGATGCTCGATGCCTTGGGCGTCACCTACACGCAGTATCTGGTCCTGAGCACATTGTGGGAAAAGGACGGCCTGACGATCTCTGTTATCGCCGACCGGCTGGGTCTCGAGCCCAGCACCATCACGCCGGCGGTGAAGCGGCTGGAAGCGGCGGGTTTTCTCGGCCGGCAGCGCAGCGTGGTGGACGAGCGGCAGGTGCAGGTCCACCTGACCGCGAAGGGCCGCGATCTTCATGTGAAAACCGGCTGCCTGACCGATGCTCTGCTGAAGCATTCGGGTTTCACCGTGCCGGACATGATCGACCTGAACCAAAAGGTGCAGAAACTGCGGGATGGGATGCGGGACGCGACCACCTGA
- a CDS encoding NIPSNAP family protein: protein MIVEERIYTLMAGKVADYLKVYENEGLAIQKDMLGTMVGYFSTEFGPLNQIVHLWAYRDLADRETRRRRLAAGPGWQAYVAKIRPWVVNQENKLLIPAAFSPKLIHEDAA from the coding sequence ATGATCGTAGAGGAAAGAATTTATACGCTGATGGCCGGGAAGGTAGCCGACTATCTCAAGGTTTATGAGAACGAGGGTTTGGCCATCCAGAAGGACATGCTCGGAACTATGGTCGGGTATTTCTCAACGGAGTTCGGTCCACTCAACCAGATCGTGCATCTGTGGGCCTATCGCGATCTTGCCGACCGGGAGACCCGTCGGCGCCGGCTGGCCGCCGGTCCCGGCTGGCAGGCCTATGTGGCGAAGATCCGCCCATGGGTGGTGAACCAGGAGAACAAGCTCCTGATCCCGGCCGCTTTTTCCCCGAAGCTGATCCATGAGGATGCCGCATGA
- a CDS encoding ABC transporter substrate-binding protein, with protein sequence MGAVSLGAAGLLADAAEAQTPRRGGTIRFTAPYGSSFASLDIHTTPRSQDEIWARAIHRTLYSWDAAANKPVLELAREVTVSGGGLVHTFKLRDDAYFHNGRRMTADDIIWTYTRLMDGAKAFPGARYARLIKGAIEVEKGQAREISGLRKIDDFTLEMTLTERIEPGFNFYQAVTSIYPVGEGNSESFAARPIGLGPYKFVEYVPGSRIVGERWERFYKAGRPYADRVVISIMGEAAARDVAFRSREIDASILGAAQYVAYRADPQLSRGILEVPEVFTRVIGMNPNFKPFADRRVRQAIGYAIDADLIIRRLLREKAFRATSWLPISSPAYDANLRPYAFDPAKARQLLTEAGYPNGIEFEITATSNESWGIPVVEAIIPMLQRAGIKVTIKPVESTVLAEVLRSGQFQAFMYSMVSGPDPATALRCFHSATPQSACNYALFKNPEFDRLLDEAGRTDDPAVRAENLRKANAILLEEVPMWWFNYNKAVMAYQPWLRGLQPNATELAVQNFEDIWIDETSPAK encoded by the coding sequence ATGGGGGCCGTGAGCTTGGGGGCAGCGGGCCTTCTGGCCGACGCCGCCGAAGCGCAGACGCCGCGCCGGGGCGGCACGATCCGGTTCACCGCGCCTTACGGCTCGAGCTTCGCCAGTCTCGACATTCACACCACGCCGCGCTCGCAGGACGAGATCTGGGCGCGCGCCATCCACCGCACGCTCTATAGCTGGGACGCGGCCGCCAACAAGCCGGTGCTCGAACTCGCCAGGGAGGTGACGGTCTCGGGCGGCGGCCTCGTCCATACCTTCAAGCTGCGTGACGACGCCTATTTCCACAATGGCCGCCGGATGACCGCCGACGACATCATCTGGACCTATACCCGGCTGATGGACGGCGCCAAGGCCTTTCCGGGCGCGCGCTACGCCCGCCTGATCAAAGGGGCGATCGAGGTCGAAAAGGGCCAGGCGCGGGAGATCTCCGGCTTGCGCAAGATCGACGACTTCACGCTCGAGATGACGCTGACCGAACGGATCGAGCCGGGGTTCAATTTCTACCAGGCGGTGACCTCGATCTATCCGGTGGGCGAGGGCAATAGCGAGAGCTTCGCCGCCCGGCCGATCGGCCTCGGTCCCTATAAGTTCGTCGAATATGTCCCGGGATCACGCATCGTCGGGGAGCGCTGGGAGCGGTTCTACAAAGCCGGCAGGCCCTATGCCGACCGGGTGGTGATCTCGATCATGGGCGAAGCCGCCGCGCGCGACGTCGCGTTCCGCAGCCGGGAGATCGATGCCTCCATCCTCGGCGCGGCGCAATATGTCGCCTATCGGGCCGACCCGCAGCTGTCGCGGGGGATCCTCGAGGTCCCCGAGGTGTTCACCCGGGTCATCGGCATGAACCCGAACTTCAAGCCTTTCGCCGACCGGCGCGTGCGCCAGGCGATCGGCTACGCCATCGACGCCGATCTGATCATCAGGCGGCTGCTCAGGGAAAAGGCCTTCCGGGCGACCAGCTGGCTGCCGATCTCGTCGCCCGCCTATGACGCCAATCTGAGGCCCTATGCCTTTGATCCGGCCAAGGCCAGGCAGCTTCTGACCGAGGCCGGCTATCCGAATGGCATCGAGTTCGAGATCACCGCGACCTCGAACGAAAGCTGGGGCATCCCGGTGGTCGAGGCGATCATCCCGATGCTCCAGAGGGCCGGCATCAAGGTCACCATCAAGCCGGTCGAATCGACCGTGCTGGCCGAGGTCCTGCGCAGCGGACAGTTCCAGGCCTTCATGTATTCGATGGTCTCAGGGCCCGATCCGGCAACGGCGCTGCGCTGCTTCCACTCGGCAACCCCGCAGTCGGCCTGCAATTACGCGCTGTTCAAGAACCCCGAATTCGACCGGCTGCTGGACGAGGCCGGCCGGACCGACGATCCGGCTGTCCGAGCCGAAAACCTGCGCAAGGCCAATGCCATCCTCCTCGAAGAGGTTCCGATGTGGTGGTTCAACTACAACAAGGCGGTGATGGCCTATCAGCCCTGGCTGAGAGGGCTGCAACCGAACGCCACCGAGCTCGCGGTGCAGAATTTCGAGGACATCTGGATCGACGAAACCTCGCCGGCCAAATAG
- a CDS encoding helix-turn-helix domain-containing protein, producing the protein MTGVIGVHQGLFGRVTLFRTNQPVHVHAHPHVHALIKVDGKDGAYQVNGALCPITDDEMVLINPWVPHANWRDVNDPPITILALYLEAGWLVRGGSFLARRPFNRQSATVDTPMRALVAKIAATIADAAMPAGEDELEADILELLQRVLSANSAADLTPIEPRAVDRRIRRAVGLMRAEPAKPHNLDVLAQSVGLSRSRFFEQFGASMGMTPSVYNDTLRVEYAIEQLIGTDRPASDISLDLGFAAPGHFSRFFKNKIGFTPREYRRVSHLNS; encoded by the coding sequence ATGACCGGCGTCATCGGCGTCCATCAGGGCCTGTTCGGCCGGGTGACGCTTTTCCGCACCAACCAGCCCGTTCATGTCCACGCCCATCCGCATGTGCATGCGCTGATCAAGGTCGATGGCAAGGACGGCGCCTACCAGGTCAACGGCGCGCTCTGCCCGATCACCGATGATGAAATGGTGCTCATCAATCCTTGGGTGCCACACGCCAACTGGCGGGATGTCAACGATCCCCCCATCACCATCCTGGCGCTCTACCTGGAAGCCGGCTGGCTCGTGCGTGGCGGCAGCTTCCTGGCTCGGCGCCCGTTCAATCGCCAGTCGGCGACCGTCGACACCCCCATGCGGGCACTGGTCGCCAAGATCGCCGCGACCATTGCCGATGCTGCGATGCCGGCAGGCGAAGACGAGCTGGAAGCAGACATTCTCGAGCTGCTCCAACGGGTGCTCTCGGCGAACTCAGCGGCCGATCTCACCCCCATCGAGCCCAGGGCGGTCGACCGCCGCATTCGCAGAGCCGTCGGCCTGATGCGAGCGGAACCGGCAAAGCCGCACAATCTTGATGTCCTCGCGCAGTCGGTCGGCCTGTCTCGGTCACGCTTCTTTGAGCAGTTTGGCGCCAGCATGGGGATGACCCCCAGCGTCTACAACGACACGCTACGGGTGGAATACGCGATTGAGCAGCTGATCGGCACCGATCGGCCGGCCAGCGACATTTCTCTTGATCTCGGCTTCGCCGCGCCAGGACACTTCTCGCGCTTCTTCAAAAACAAGATCGGCTTTACGCCGCGCGAATACCGGCGTGTGTCCCACCTCAATAGCTGA